Below is a window of Pogoniulus pusillus isolate bPogPus1 chromosome 2, bPogPus1.pri, whole genome shotgun sequence DNA.
CAATGTCCATTCTACATCACAACTCAACATTGGTGTGGGCAAGATCAAGGCTTTGCCCACAAACTGCAGGAAAATTTTTGAACCATCAGCATTAACCTAGCTATCCTTTGCCATTCTAAAAGGACCTATCAGCCTCCAGGAAAGGCGGTAGAATGATGCTGCATATTGGTCTCAGTCTGTGCTATTACTGGAGTAAAGCATAGGTTAAAACCAGATTGATACATGTTTCTGTCCATTATGGTGCCAGAAGAACTGAACCAGTCTACAGTTGTTTAGATTGCTTGATTTCATTATGAATAAGAGCCAAACTAGGCATAAGCATGATGCTACATTGCCTCATCCCACTGAGTTACCACACTACTTCAGATGTCTGCACTTTTCATCCACAAAATAAGTGAATATATGCAGAGTATGAAAATCTAAAATAGTGTTAACACTGAAGACAATCTGCTACTGCATTCCACTGTACTGTCACACATTTTCATATTACAGAGGCACTGAAAGCAAACACTGACTGCATAACTTCAGCAGAAGAGTTAAGATTTAAAGATAAGCCCATAATTCAGTGTTTAACTTAAGATTCCTGAAGTTAGAGGATCGATAATATCAATCTGCAGTCTAGTCTCCAATGCTGGGGGCTCACACTACCCACATCCCCTTTCTTCCTAGAGGAGATTTTTTAAGGATTTGGATGTCAGCCCAAATAACATTCTTTTCAACTTTTTCATTATGTCTGCACCATTGAAAAGTAGAGGATTCTCCAAGTCAATACTTGTATGTCCTCATCTTGAGAGCTAGCATTGCCTTTTCATTGCTTTGTTCTGGAACCTTGAACCAATGCAGAGTTTAACAGTTACAGAAGTCTGACAAAACCCCCTAAGCCACCAAGACAAACACTACTACTCCTTTTCATCCAAAGCCTTAACCCTTTGGTTTAATTTTACATTTTATATAAGCACACAAGTGAAAATCCAAGATGGGTATGATATCTGACTTTTTCCTCCATCTTGTCCTACAAAGTCTGAATACTTAGTGTTTGCAGTCCTACAAcagcttgaacacctccttgcAGTCCTTCACCTAAAGCAATTGAGCAGAACAGCTCTGCTCATGTGCCCTATGACTGTCAGTCTTCTGAAGTCAAACGAAGTCACAGAAGTATTAGGCAACAAAGGAACAGTATTTTATACTTAAGATTACATCGTCTCCTACTGCTGTTGGAATGACATAATACATTATGAATCTTTACCAGAGTCCTAGGGTGCAAGGTTTGCCATAGCTTTAAGAAAATCCTAGAAACGTGTCTGCCTTAACACCAGTACTTGCGGTACCAATTAGTATCTCTTGGCCTTGTATCACCAAAGCAAAGAGACCATAAGCCAGATTGATGAAAGATTTTATTCTAGCAATTGTAGGGAAGTTTTAACACTTTCCCTATACTTAGGCAAGCTTTTGCTTCAAGTTGTACATCTGTCCAAGTAATCTCTGGATTACCTTCTGCAACTGAGGCAACTGCTATTATCAAATCAGAATTAGAACACTTGCCCTGAAGAACCTGGCTACATGAGTTATGAGACCAGAACAATGGTTTAAATCTCTTGCCTTTTACACAACATAAGCAGTTTCTGTGCTCAGTCTGGTGCTAAATTTTTACACTAGAACTTCTAATCCCAAGAATGAAAATGGAAGCATTTACTACTACTGTATGTCTTTCTAGGAATACATCTGCCTACAATAGTACTTTTTGGCTGCCAACCCTTGTTTGGCATCATTCCATACCTGAGAGCAGAGGCTAATCCTTCCTCTCCTTAGAGCACCTGCTTCTAGAAGTAAGCAATACAGTGTCTGAAACGTGGCCAAAGGCAGACCTAATTCCAGAAGTACTGGTCTAAGATAATTAAACTTCACATCCATAAAGACTGAAGATTGGCTTGAATATGCATGTTTTAGAAGTCCAAGAATCTGCTACTGGCCTGAAGTTGCTGCTGGAATTATGTACTCTCTTAAGCTGCAGACATGAAGACAATTAGAGACAGAGGCTGGACACTGGTGTTTAAGTCACCAGTTACTGAGAGCAACAGAGTTGGGTTACCACTTTTATTGATCAAGTTTTAACAGAGGATAAAGAGCTGTAGCTTTTAAGAAGAGTTGTCAAAGCAACACTGAAACCAGATATTTCTCACTGCTTAGGAGAGAAACTACTTACCGGAACTCTGCAGTTGCTGTAAAGGATTCATGCTCCGTTATTGAGAAGACTAGAAGAAACCCTTCCCCACTGCGGAAATAGTTGTCTCTGATAGCTGCATAATCCTCCTGTCCTGCTGTGTCCAGAATGTCTATCTGAACTTCTTCACCATCCAGAACTACTTTCTTTCTGTAACTGTCAGCCTTGGTAGGTTCATAGTCTTCTACAAACTGAAGAAAGGGATTAGTGTTTAGAATTACTGTTAAACAGTCTCTCTTTTCCCATATCCATTCTGTCATTTCTGTGATGCCTCAAATCCCCCAAATCTTCTCATAATTCAGTTAGTAGCTTAAGTTCCATGACTTATTAGTtttataaaaagaaaattatgtAAGCACTTCATACATCAAAGAGTCAGTCTCCTAGTCAAGATAAATTGTCTTGCTACATGAAACACTTCAACTTCAGCAATTTAAGAGACAAAGACACAGTATAAGCTACCAGCTATTACATAGTTATCTATATCTCCACTTCAAGATAAAGTATGAGAGTGTACTTCAAGTATAGGCACCTGAAGTTTCAACAGGTTTAGATGACAGCATCCAGGTGCTGAACATCAGAACCTGTTCCGTAATTACCCACTTTTAGTCCATTCACCACTCAGTCACAAAACCACTGCCAGTTGTGTGGCAGCACATATCCAACAGAATCCTTATCTTTATACATCATTTTTCAGACTCAAAGTACAACAAAATGTTGTGCCATGAGCCTGATTAAGCTGGCTGGTCTTCACTAAACATTACTATAGCATGTGCTTACAGCCTACGGAGAAATACCTGGTTCTGTAATCCAAAAGTTAATGTCCTTTCACATACTAGTCTAGATCTAACTTCTTGTATACCACTACAGAAGAATTAATGTTGCAAACACGCCTACTTCATCATCCAGCTAGAAGACATACTTCTGACTTCAGCTTTAATGGCCTAAAAGAAACTGCAACAAAATTTAAGTTCAATGTCAAATGGTAACAGCCTCTGCACATTCAGACGAGCACCAAACATGCACCTTATGCATGTCTTTTGAAGACTGTACTTTCACTAAGAAGTGCTAATTTTGTCACCCTTAGCCAAAGATGTGCCCTGAATGCACCCTTCCCAGGATCCTACATTCTTTTCCTACCAGTCAGGTTATTAGTTCTTTTGCTACTTACACTTAGTTCCCTTGCCCCACTAAAATAGTTTAGTAAGCTATATCTACTGGTGCTTTAGAGAAACTACTTACCTCATCATACATAAACTGAAGAGTGAGTGCGGACTTGCCCACACCTCCACTGCCAACCATAATTACTTTATGGAGAGCCAAGGAACTCTGGTTTTTGGTCTTGCTGGCAGCCATTGTCCTGCTTGCCACAGATGAAATGCCAGGCAACCAATTAAATCTGCAGAGACAAGCAACAGTCAGTATCCATGACAGCTGTGACATCACGGTAGCATGCAGGTAAAGC
It encodes the following:
- the RALB gene encoding ras-related protein Ral-B, which codes for MAASKTKNQSSLALHKVIMVGSGGVGKSALTLQFMYDEFVEDYEPTKADSYRKKVVLDGEEVQIDILDTAGQEDYAAIRDNYFRSGEGFLLVFSITEHESFTATAEFREQILRVKAEEDKIPLLVVGNKSDLEERRQVPVEEARSKAEEWGVQYVETSAKTRANVDKVFFDLMREIRAKKMSENKDKNGKKSGKNKKSFKERCCLL